Sequence from the Sphingobacteriaceae bacterium GW460-11-11-14-LB5 genome:
ATTCCTACAAATACACATAATACAAAACCGCCGATAATAAATAGCCATGGGATCAAGAAGGCACCACCCATAGCGAGGGAGATCAGGTTGCCTAAAACTATTCCCAGAAAAATACCCAGGGCACCACCCATTAAACAGATTACGACTGCTTCAATTAAAAACTGGTGACGAATTACCTTTGGGTTTGCGCCGATCGCTTTACGGATACCAATTTCGCGTGTACGTTCGGTAACGGAAACCAGCATGATATTCATTAAGCCAATGGAGGCGCCAATCAGGGTAATAATTCCAATAGCAACCCCACCAATAGCCACAAAGGCCAGATTTTCGAATAATGTTTGCGCAATGGCATCACTCTTGGTAATCTCGAAATTATTGGTTTCGTTCACCTTTACCTTGCGGATATTTCTGAATAGCGCAGTAGATTCGCCAATAATGTTTTCCTGCATCTCGTTGCTAGGCACCATTACGGTGATGGTGTAAGATGGATTGGCATTGGCGTTAATTTGCTTGGCTTTTAGCAAAGGCACATAGACCGCCCTGTCGCCGCTAAAGCCCATACTCGAGCCTTTTTTCTCTAATATGCCAACAATTTTAAAACGGTTATTACCTACATTAATCAGTTTATCCAGGGGATCTGAATCTTTGAACAATTTTTCAACCACTTCACCCCCAACAATACAAACGTTGCTCCCGAGTTGGATTTCGGAAACACTAAAATTTCTTCCTTGTGATAAATTTAGACCTTGCGAG
This genomic interval carries:
- a CDS encoding ABC transporter, coding for MNYRENIRLALESIKANRLRTMLTALIIAIGLMALVGILTTLDAVKKSMTDAFSSMGANSFTIRNRGTGIRIGNGKRPKPFKAIRYEDAVKFKDSLNTPATVAVSVFASGGSTIKYGSLKTNPNINVQGIDENGLASQGLNLSQGRNFSVSEIQLGSNVCIVGGEVVEKLFKDSDPLDKLINVGNNRFKIVGILEKKGSSMGFSGDRAVYVPLLKAKQINANANPSYTITVMVPSNEMQENIIGESTALFRNIRKVKVNETNNFEITKSDAIAQTLFENLAFVAIGGVAIGIITLIGASIGLMNIMLVSVTERTREIGIRKAIGANPKVIRHQFLIEAVVICLMGGALGIFLGIVLGNLISLAMGGAFLIPWLFIIGGFVLCVFVGILSGYYPAKKASKLDPVEALRYE